A segment of the Micromonospora sediminicola genome:
TGGCGCTGGCCCGGGCGACGGCCGACCCGGCCGGCGCGGCCCGGCTGCGGAAGCTGGTCGGCGATCCGGGCCTGGGTCGGGCCGGGGCTGCCGAGGTGCGCGCCGTCGTCGAGGCGTGCGGGGCGCGCGACGCGGTGGAGCGGATGATCCGGGTCCGGGCGGACGAGGCGCTGGCCGCGCTGGACGGGTTGCCGCTGGACGAGCCGGCGCGGCGGGCCCTGACCACGCTCGCGTACCGGGCCGTGGACCGTCGCCAGTGACGCCAACTTTTGACGCGTTCCGACAAAAGTGTTTCCGGAACCAGCAGAAGCTATGGACAGGCCAATCGAAAGCCCTTAATGTCGTGCGCAGCACAGAGCTGTTTCGTCGAGGTGAACGCCCGCACCGCCCCGCCTCGTCGAGGTGACCACCGGCCCCGTCGGAGGTCACGGCCCGCCGTAACCGCACCCGACGGGCCGGCGCAGCATCCCCCCACCCGGCATCCGGCGCGACGCGCGCCCGGTCCTGGCTGCGCGCGTCAGGAAGGGACAGCACAGCATGTCCAGCCACCCCCACCACCCCCCAGCCCGACGACGACTCGCCGCCGGATCGGCGCTGCTGCTCGCGGCGGCCGCCGGCGCGGTCACCCTGGCCGCGGCGCCCGTCCCGGCGTCCGCCCACCCCATCTCGGCGAGCGACTTCCAGCAGGTCGAACTCGCCCGCGGCGTCGCCGAGACCGGCGAGCCGATGTCCCTCGCGGTGCTGCCCGACCGGTCGGTGCTGCACACCGCCCGCAACGGCACGCTGCGCCGCACCGACGCGGCCGGCGCCACCACGGTCATCGGCACCCTGCCCGTGTACACCCACGACGAGGAGGGGTTGCAGGGCGTCGGCGTCGACCCCGGCTTCACCACCAACCGGCACATCTACCTCTACTACGCGCCGCCGCTGTCCACCCCGGCCGGGGACGCGCCGGCCACCGGCACCGACTTCTCCGCCTGGCAGGGCGTCAACCGGCTCTCCCGGTTCACGCTCAACGCCGACTTCACGCTCAACCAGGCCAGCAAGGTCGACGTGCTCGACGTGCCGGCCGACCGGGGGCTGTGCTGCCACGTCGGCGGCGACATCGACTTCGACGCCGCCGGCAACCTCTACCTGTCCACCGGCGACGACACCAACCCGTTCGACTCCGCCGGCTACGCCCCGATCGACGAGCGCACCAACCGCAACCCCGGGTACGACGCGCAGCGCAGCGCCGGCAACACCAACGACCTGCGCGGCAAGATCCTGCGGATCAAGGTGAACGCCAACGGCACCTACTCGATCCCGAGCGGCAACCTGTTCGCGCCCGGCACCGCGAAGACCCGCCCGGAGATCTACGCGATGGGCTTCCGCAACCCGTTCCGGATGAGCGTCGACAAGGCCACCGGCATCGTCTACGTCGGCGACTACGGCCCGGACGCCGGCACCACCTCGGCCCGCGGCCCGTCCGGGCAGGTCGAGTTCGACCGGGTCACCGGGCCGGGCAACTACGGCTGGCCCTACTGCACCGGCACCAACACGGCGACCGAGACGTACGCCGAGTGGGACTTCGCCACCGGGACCGCCGGGGCGAAGTTCACCTGCACCGGTGGCCCGACGAACAACTCGTTCCGCAACACCGGCCTGACCACGCTGCCGGCCGCGAAGCCGGCGTGGATCCGCTACGCCGGTGACGCCGGCAGCCCGCCCGAGTTCGGCGGCGGCTCCGAGTCGCCGATGGGCGGCCCGGTCTACCGGTACGACGCGGCCAACCCGTCCACCACCAAGTTCCCGCAGTCCTTCGACGGGCAGTTCTTCGCCACCGAGTTCGGCCGGGGCTGGATCAAGCCGATCCACCTCAACGCCGACGGCTCACCCGGCACCATCGACGCGTTTCCGTGGACCGGCAAGCAGGTGATGGACTCCGCGTTCGGCCCGGACGGCTCCTACTACGTGCTCGACTACGGCACCGGCTACTTCAACGGCGACGCCAACTCGGCGCTGTACCGCTTCGACTACCTGGGCGGGGCCAACCGCGCCCCGGTGGCCCGGGCCGCCGCCGACCGGACCTCCGGCGCCGCCCCGTTGGCCGTCGCGTTCTCCTCGGCCGGCTCGTCCGACCCGGAGGGCGGCGCGCTGACGTACGCCTGGACGTTCGGTGACGGCGGCACCTCGACCGCGGCCAACCCGTCGCACACCTACACCGCGAACGGGCGCTACACCGCCACGCTGACCGTCCGCGACCCGCAGGGCGCCACCGGCACCGCCAGCGTGACGATCACCGTGGGCAACACCGCGCCGACGGTGGTCATCGAGACACCCGGCAACGGCAAGCTCTTCTCCTTCGGCGACACGGTGCCGTTCCGGATCACCGTCACCGACCCGGAGGACGCCACCATCGACTGCACCAAGGTCAAGATGACCTACGTGCTCGGCCACGACCAGCACGGCCACCAGATCACCTCGGCGACCGGCTGCACCGGCTCGATCGCCATCCCGGTCGACGGCGAGCACGACGACGCGGCGAACATCTTCGCCATCTTCGACGCCGAGTACACCGACTCCGGCGGCCTCACCACCCACACCCAGCACACGCTCCAGCCCCGGCACCGGCAGGCCGAGCACTTCAAGACCGCGTCCGGGATCAACACGTTCGACAAGGGCACCGCCGAGGGCGGCAAGACCGTCGGCGACATCCACAACGGCGACTGGATCGCGTTCCAGCCGTACCAGCTCGCGGACGCCACCGGGTTCACCGCCCGGGTCTCCTCGGCCGGTGTCGGCGGCACGCTCCAGGTGCGCGCCGGCTCGGCCACCGGCACCGTGCTCGGCTCGGCCACCGTCCCGGTCACCGGCGCCTGGGACTCGTTCACCACGGTGACCGGCACCATCACCAACCCGCCGGCCGGCACCACCACGCTCTATCTCACGTTCGCCGGCGGCGCCGGGGCGCTCTACGACCTGGACGCGTTCACGTTCGCCACCTCGGCCGTCCGCACCGGCCCGGTGACGGGGCTGGCTGGCAAGTGCCTCGACGTCCGCAACGCCGCCACCGCCGACGGCACCCAGATCCAGCTCTACACCTGCAACGGCACGGCCGCGCAGTCGTGGACGGTGACGCCGAACTCGACGGTCAGGGCGTACGGCAAGTGCCTGGACGTGTCCGGTGGCGGCAGCGCGGACGGCACGAAGATCCAGTTGTGGACGTGCAACGGCACGGGCGCGCAGAACTGGTCGGCGCAGGCCGACGGGACGGTGCGCAACCCGCAGTCGGGCAAGTGTCTGGACGTGTCCGGCAACAACTCGGCCGACAGCACGCCGGTGCACCTGTGGACCTGCACCGCTGCCGCCAACCAGCGCTGGACCCTACCCTGAGGAATGGAAGGAGAACGCCGATGAGACTCCTCCGCACCGCGCTGGGGGCGGTGACCGCCGTGCTCGCCACCATCGCCTGCACGGCCCCCGCCACCCCGGCGAGCGCCGCCGACGCCCCCTACGACGTGCTGGTCTTCTCCAAGACCGCCGGCTTCCGGCACGACTCCATCGCGGTCGGCACGCAGACCGTCCGCGACCTCGGCGCGGCGAACAACTTCACCGTCACCGCGACCGAGGACGCCACCCAGTTCACCACCGCCAACCTGGCCCGCTTCGAGGCGGTGATCTTCCTCAACACCACCGGGGACGTGCTCAACGCGACCCAGCAGGCCGCGTTCGAGGCGTACATCTCCGGCGGCGGCGGATACGTCGGCGTGCACTCCGCCGCCGACACCGAGTACGACTGGCCGTTCTACGGCAACCTGGTCGGCGCCTGGTTCGCGTCCCACCCGGCGATCCAGCCGGCCACCGTCAGGGTGGAGGACCGGGCGCACGCCGCCACCGCGCACCTGCCGCAGCTGTGGAACCGCACCGACGAGTGGTACGACTACCGCACCAACGCGCGGTCCACCGCGCACGTGCTGGCCAGCCTCGACGAGTCCTCGTACTCCGGTGGCTCGATGGGCGGGGACCACCCGCACGCCTGGTGCAAGCCCTACAGCGGCGGCCGGTCCTTCTACACCGGCGGCGGGCACACCCAGGCGTCCTACGCCGAGTCGGCGTTCCGGGCCCACCTGCTCGGCGGCATCCGCTACGCCGCCGGGCGCACGAAGGCCGACTGCCGGCCGGAGACCGGCTACACCGCGCTCTACAACGGCGGCACCACCGGCTGGTCCCAGGCCGGGCCGGGCAGCTTCACCAACACCGACGCCACGCTCACCTCGGTCGGCGGCATGGGGCTCTACTGGTACAGCGCGAAGCAGTTCACCAACTACTCGCTCAAGCTGGACTGGCGGCTGGCCGGCGACGACAACTCCGGGGTCTTCGTCGGCTTCCCGCCGTCGAGCGACCCGAACTCGGCCGTGAACAACGGCTACGAGGTGCAGATCGACCCCACCGACGCGGCCGACCGGACCACCGGCGCGATCTACGGGTTCAAGTCCGCCGACCTGGCGGCCCGGGACGCGGCGCTCAACCCGGCGGGGGAGTGGAACACCTACGAGATCCTGGTCGAGGGCGAGCGCCTCCAGGTCTTCCTCAACGGCGTCCGGATCAACGACTTCACCAACACCGACCCGGTCCGGTCGCTCGCCGGGCACGTCGGCATCCAGAACCACGGCACCGGTGACGACGTGTCGTTCCGCAACATCCGGATCAAGGAGCTGGGCGGTACCCCGCCGCCCACCGGCAGCACCACCGTGCAGGCCGAGTCGTTCAGCGCGGCCAGCGGCGTCAGCGCGTTCACCAAGGCCGGCGCCAACGGCGGGCAGACCCTCGGGTACGTCGACCCGGGCGACTGGGCCGCGTACCAGGGGGTGGACCTGACCGGGGTGACGTCGCTGCGGGCCCGCGTGGTCTCCGGCGGTCCCGGCGGCACCATCGGAGTGCGCACGGGCTCGCCGACCGGCCCGGTGCTCGGCCAGGTGGCGGTGCCGAACACCGGCGGCTGGAGCACCTTCGCCGACGTCTCCACGACGTTGAGCGGGGTGCCGTCGGGCACGCAGACGGTCTACCTGACGTTCACCGGCAGCGGGTCCGGGCTGTTCGACGTCGACGACTTCACGCTGGTCCGCTCGACCGGCACCGGCGGCGTCGGCCCGGTGAAGGGCCTGGCCGGCAAGTGCCTGGACGTGCGGGGCGCGGCCACCGCGGACGGCACGCAGATCCAGCTCTACACGTGCAACTCCTCGGCGGCGCAGTCGTGGACGGTGACGCCGAACGGGCCGGTGAAGGCGCTCGGCAAGTGCCTGGACGTCTCCGGTGGCGGCAGCGCGGACGGCACGAAGATCCAGTTGTGGTCGTGCAACGGCACGGGCGCGCAGAACTGGTCGGCGCAGGCCGACGGGACGGTGCGTAACCCGCAGTCGGGCAAGTGTCTGGACGTGTCCGGCAACAACTCGGCCGACAGCACGCCGGTGCACCTGTGGACCTGCACCGGCGCCGCGAACCAGCGCTGGACCCTGCCCTGAGGTAGGCCATAGAGTGGGGACGGCGACCGTGAGGTGGCCGGTGGCCCGGCGGGAGGCGCAACCCTCCGGGCACAGACGCCCAGCGCGTCCACCGGTGCCGAGTCGTCGCCGTCCCCCGGTCACCCCTCGCCCCGGTCCGCAACGGAATCCCCCATCACGACAGGGGAGAAGGACAATGGCGCGACCCATCACGCTCTTCACCGGCCAGTGGGCCGATCTTCCGTTCGACGAGGTCTGCCGACTCGCCTCCGAGTGGGGCTACGACGGCCTGGAGATCGCCTGCTGGGGCGACCACTTCGAGGTCGACAGGGCGCTCGCCGACGACTCGTACGTCGAGCGCAAGCGGGCCACGCTGGCCAAGCACAACCTCCAGGTCTTCACCATCTCCAACCACCTGGTCGGGCAGGCCGTCTGCGACCACCCGATCGACGAGCGGCACCAGGACATCCTGCCGGCCCGGATCTGGGGCGACGGCGAGCCGGAGGGCGTGCGCCGCCGGGCCGCCGAGGAGATGAAGGACACCGCGCGGGCGGCGGCGAAGCTCGGCGTACGGACCGTCGTGGGCTTCACCGGCTCGTCGATCTGGCACACCCTGGCCATGTTCCCGCCGGTGCCGCCGGCCATGATCGAGCGCGGCTACCAGGACTTCGCCGACCGGTGGAACCCGATCCTGGACGTCTTCGACGAGGTGGGGGTGCGGTTCGCGCACGAGGTGCACCCCAGCGAGATCGCCTACGACTACTGGACCACCAAGCGCACGCTGGAGGCGATCGGTCACCGGCCGGCGTTCGGGCTCAACTGGGACCCGTCGCACTTCGTCTGGCAGGAGCTGGACCCGGTGAACTTCATCTTCGACTTCGCCGACCGGATCTACCACGTGGACTGCAAGGACGCGAAGGTCCGCACCGGGGACGGCCGGCGCGGCCGGCTCTCCTCCCACCTGCCCTGGGCCGACCTGCGGCGCGGTTGGGACTTCGTCTCCACCGGGCACGGCGACGTGCCGTGGGAGGACTGCTTCCGGGCGTTGAACGCGATCGGCTACGACGGCCCGATCTCGGTCGAGTGGGAGGACGCCGGCATGGACCGCCTGGTCGGCGCGCCGGAGGCGCTCCAGTTCGTCCGCCGCCTCGCCTTCGACGCCCCCTCCGCCGCCTTCGACGCCGCCTTCAGCAGCACCCGCGACTAACCTCCTCCCTCCCTCCCTCCCCTCCGGGCTCTCCGCGATCTTGCAGTTGCGGCCCTCCGAAAACGGGTTCATCCGACATCTCGGGGGCCGTAACTGCAAGATCGGCGGCGGAGAGAGGGGGTCAGCGGGCGGCGAAGGCCTGGTCGCTGACCAGGCGGGCCGCGCCGATCAGGGCGGCCCGGTCGTCCAGGTCGGACAGGACGATCGGCATGCTGCCGGTGGCCAGCGGGGTGGAGCGCCGGTAGACCACGCCCCGGATCTCGGCCAGCAGGACCGGTCCGATGCCGGGCGGCGTCCCTCCGATGATCACGATGGCCGGGTTGACGAAGCTCACCAGCCCGACCAGCACCTGCCCGAGGCGACGGGCGGCATCGCGGACCAGCGTCTGCGCCGCCGCGTCGCCCTCGGTCGCCGCCGCGGCCACGTCGGACACCGTCAGCGTGCCGGCCTCCGCGAGCCGGTCCGCCAGCGCCGTCGAGCGCCCCGCCCGCACGGCCGTCACCGCCTCGCGCACCAGGGCGGCGTCCCCGCAGTACGCCTCGACGCAACCGGTGTTGCCGCACCCGCAGAGCGGCCCGTCCTCGGTGAGCTGGAGGTGCCCGATGTCGCCGGCCCCGCTGGCCGCGCCCCGGTAGAGCGTCCCGCCGAGCACCAGCCCGCAGCCGACGGCGTCGCCGAGCTTGACGTAGAGGAAGTCGTCGAACGGTCGGCCGGTGCCGGCGTGCCGCTCGCCCAGAGCCATCGCGTTGGCGTCGTTGTCGACGTGCACCGG
Coding sequences within it:
- a CDS encoding sugar phosphate isomerase/epimerase family protein is translated as MARPITLFTGQWADLPFDEVCRLASEWGYDGLEIACWGDHFEVDRALADDSYVERKRATLAKHNLQVFTISNHLVGQAVCDHPIDERHQDILPARIWGDGEPEGVRRRAAEEMKDTARAAAKLGVRTVVGFTGSSIWHTLAMFPPVPPAMIERGYQDFADRWNPILDVFDEVGVRFAHEVHPSEIAYDYWTTKRTLEAIGHRPAFGLNWDPSHFVWQELDPVNFIFDFADRIYHVDCKDAKVRTGDGRRGRLSSHLPWADLRRGWDFVSTGHGDVPWEDCFRALNAIGYDGPISVEWEDAGMDRLVGAPEALQFVRRLAFDAPSAAFDAAFSSTRD
- a CDS encoding ROK family transcriptional regulator, producing MPMVGPETADQARLLRLLRDDGPRSRVELVDVLGLPRARFAAEVDRLTELGLVETAGPAASRGGRRSSLLRVGAQVRFGAVLVGDGRLRVALTDGELNLLARHDEPVDVRVGPEAVVGRAVELLGKLRAEAGLARLTGVGVALPAPVAVRDGTPVSPPALPGWHRFPVRDTLAAELGCPVHVDNDANAMALGERHAGTGRPFDDFLYVKLGDAVGCGLVLGGTLYRGAASGAGDIGHLQLTEDGPLCGCGNTGCVEAYCGDAALVREAVTAVRAGRSTALADRLAEAGTLTVSDVAAAATEGDAAAQTLVRDAARRLGQVLVGLVSFVNPAIVIIGGTPPGIGPVLLAEIRGVVYRRSTPLATGSMPIVLSDLDDRAALIGAARLVSDQAFAAR
- a CDS encoding ThuA domain-containing protein, translated to MRLLRTALGAVTAVLATIACTAPATPASAADAPYDVLVFSKTAGFRHDSIAVGTQTVRDLGAANNFTVTATEDATQFTTANLARFEAVIFLNTTGDVLNATQQAAFEAYISGGGGYVGVHSAADTEYDWPFYGNLVGAWFASHPAIQPATVRVEDRAHAATAHLPQLWNRTDEWYDYRTNARSTAHVLASLDESSYSGGSMGGDHPHAWCKPYSGGRSFYTGGGHTQASYAESAFRAHLLGGIRYAAGRTKADCRPETGYTALYNGGTTGWSQAGPGSFTNTDATLTSVGGMGLYWYSAKQFTNYSLKLDWRLAGDDNSGVFVGFPPSSDPNSAVNNGYEVQIDPTDAADRTTGAIYGFKSADLAARDAALNPAGEWNTYEILVEGERLQVFLNGVRINDFTNTDPVRSLAGHVGIQNHGTGDDVSFRNIRIKELGGTPPPTGSTTVQAESFSAASGVSAFTKAGANGGQTLGYVDPGDWAAYQGVDLTGVTSLRARVVSGGPGGTIGVRTGSPTGPVLGQVAVPNTGGWSTFADVSTTLSGVPSGTQTVYLTFTGSGSGLFDVDDFTLVRSTGTGGVGPVKGLAGKCLDVRGAATADGTQIQLYTCNSSAAQSWTVTPNGPVKALGKCLDVSGGGSADGTKIQLWSCNGTGAQNWSAQADGTVRNPQSGKCLDVSGNNSADSTPVHLWTCTGAANQRWTLP
- a CDS encoding RICIN domain-containing protein; the protein is MSSHPHHPPARRRLAAGSALLLAAAAGAVTLAAAPVPASAHPISASDFQQVELARGVAETGEPMSLAVLPDRSVLHTARNGTLRRTDAAGATTVIGTLPVYTHDEEGLQGVGVDPGFTTNRHIYLYYAPPLSTPAGDAPATGTDFSAWQGVNRLSRFTLNADFTLNQASKVDVLDVPADRGLCCHVGGDIDFDAAGNLYLSTGDDTNPFDSAGYAPIDERTNRNPGYDAQRSAGNTNDLRGKILRIKVNANGTYSIPSGNLFAPGTAKTRPEIYAMGFRNPFRMSVDKATGIVYVGDYGPDAGTTSARGPSGQVEFDRVTGPGNYGWPYCTGTNTATETYAEWDFATGTAGAKFTCTGGPTNNSFRNTGLTTLPAAKPAWIRYAGDAGSPPEFGGGSESPMGGPVYRYDAANPSTTKFPQSFDGQFFATEFGRGWIKPIHLNADGSPGTIDAFPWTGKQVMDSAFGPDGSYYVLDYGTGYFNGDANSALYRFDYLGGANRAPVARAAADRTSGAAPLAVAFSSAGSSDPEGGALTYAWTFGDGGTSTAANPSHTYTANGRYTATLTVRDPQGATGTASVTITVGNTAPTVVIETPGNGKLFSFGDTVPFRITVTDPEDATIDCTKVKMTYVLGHDQHGHQITSATGCTGSIAIPVDGEHDDAANIFAIFDAEYTDSGGLTTHTQHTLQPRHRQAEHFKTASGINTFDKGTAEGGKTVGDIHNGDWIAFQPYQLADATGFTARVSSAGVGGTLQVRAGSATGTVLGSATVPVTGAWDSFTTVTGTITNPPAGTTTLYLTFAGGAGALYDLDAFTFATSAVRTGPVTGLAGKCLDVRNAATADGTQIQLYTCNGTAAQSWTVTPNSTVRAYGKCLDVSGGGSADGTKIQLWTCNGTGAQNWSAQADGTVRNPQSGKCLDVSGNNSADSTPVHLWTCTAAANQRWTLP